The Cyanobacteriota bacterium genome contains the following window.
CAAGCAGTAGTTGCAGCCTTGGCAGGCTACCCTACCCTGAGTTCAGAGGATGTGCAGGCGATCGTGGGTAACGTGGTTAAGACCCTAGGTGTAAAGAAAGGGGTAGTGATGAAATCACTGCGGGCGGCCCTGACGGGCAGTTTGCAGGGGCCTGACCTCACCCAATCCCTTATATTGTTCCATCAAAAGGGTTTGGCCACCACACGGATTCAACAGGCGATCAGCGAGTGACTATACTATCCAGCAGGTGTGACCATCACGGCAAGCAGGTAGGTAAAACCGAATCCTGATCCGTTGGGCGATCAGATCGGAATCTTGACAAAATAGACATAGCTTTGACCCAAGGGTACAGATTATGAAGCAAGGACTATCAGGATTTTCCATGCGTCGTGCAGTGCAGGTATTGCTAATCAGCGTCACTATGTTGGTGTGTTCTGTAGGGATGTTGATGCAGCCAGCCCTCGCCAATACTGAACTGCTGCAATCTAGCAGGCTAGGTGCCACAACAGCACTTAATCTGAGCGAAAAGCCAGGAACTTCAAGCTTTGTGGCGGCTGCGGTGAATCAAATTGGCCCTGCTGTTGTGCGCATCGACACCGAGCGTACCATTACCCGTCGTAGTGATCCCCTCTTAGACGACCCCTTCTTTCGAGATTTCTTTGGTAACGATGGCTTCAGTGCACCTCGGCAGCAGCTAGTGCGTGGACAAGGCTCTGGCTTTATTGTCGATCGGAACGGCATCCTCTTGACCAATGCCCATGTTGTGGACAATGCCGACAAGGTAACTGTGACTCTCAAGGATGGGCGTACCTTTCAAGGGAAGGTCATGGGTGTCGATGAAGTTACTGACCTAGCTGTGGTGAAACTAGAAGGTGTCAAAGGTGATCTGCCTGTGGCGAAACTAGGAGACTCTGATAAGGTACAGGTAGGGGACTGGGCGATCGCTGTGGGCAATCCCCTAGGTCTAGACAACACAGTGACCTTGGGCATTGTTAGTACGCTAAAGCGGTCTAGTGCTCAGGTGGGCATTCCTGACAAGCGCTTAGAGTTTATTCAAACTGACGCTGCCATTAACCCTGGAAACTCTGGTGGGCCATTGCTGAATGCTCAAGGTGAAGTCATTGGGATTAACACAGCTATCCGTGCAGATGCTATGGGCATAGGCTTTGCGATCCCCATTAACACTGCTAAGGCTATTCAGGCCACTCTGGAGAAAGGGCAAAAGGTACAGCATCCCTACATCGGCATTCAGATGGTGACGCTGACGGCAGATATGGCGCGAGAAAATAATCGGGATCCTAACACATCTGTGCAGTTGCCAGAGGTGAATGGCGTACTAGTAGTGCGGGTACTGCCGAATATGCCTGCTGCTGAAGCAGGGTTGCGTCGTGGTGATGTAATTGTAGCCGTTGATGGCCAATCGGTCACTAAGGCTGATGAGTTGCAGGCGATCGTCGAGAAGACTCGCGTGGGCCAAAGCTTACGACTCTCTATCCGTCGGGGTAACCAATCTCGCGACATTACTGTAAAAACAGGCGAACTGCGGGAACAAGCATCGTAAGTCTCCAGCGGTCTGCCCACAAGCACGGTGACAGGGGGTGTGAGGACAATTTGCCTTGCACCCCCGCTGATTTTGACCTCTGGATGCCTGTAGCTAGTAAGCAGCCTTTTATTGCGCTGATTAGGACACAAACGATCCTCATCCCCTAACCCCTTGTGTCTTGCAAACATGTCTAGCAAAAATTGCTTGCGATCGTTTTAGCTTCCTGTGCTATCAATGGCTATCGACAGGTTAACGGCAACATATAGTGCCTAATCGTAGTTGAGAGGACTAGATCAATGGGACGACTGAATTACGGCTGGGTAGGGTTGAGTGTGATTGCGTCAACAACTGCGTTGCTCGCCATTGCCAACGAGGTTAATGCGAATCCAGAACGGTGGGAGTTGTTTCCAGCGCCAATCACGAACACCTCAGATTCGGGATACTCGGCTCGCCTCAAACCTATTGCCGTTAGCCAGCCCCCTACCATTCCTGCTTATCACCAGTCCACCCTGTCAGGCCATCGGTCATCACCACTTCAGACTGTGCTCTCAGCCGATGGGTTTCCTTCCCCCACAGCCCTGAGAAGCTCCGCAGCTAGCAATGACTACTCTGGTGGCAATCCCACTACGGCCCTACCTAGGGTTACTGCCACAACTACAGCATCCCCTAATCCAGAAACAACGCTCTCCGCTGATGCATTTCCTACCCCAGTAACCTTGCGAACCTCGGTTGCCATTAATCAACGACCAGCCACCCAGCCGTTACTGGCAGCTCCCGTGCCCCCTCCACCAACTCTGCGTCCATCAGCATTACCGAGCACTCCTGGCACAGTGTCAACATCGTCACCATCTGCACCATCCGCACCAACACCAGTCTTGACACGACCACCTCTGACGATCGCCCCACCACCAGCATCGCCTCCTACCCTACCTGTTACTACAGTTTCAGCGGTTGCCCGACCATCCAATGCAGCGCCTCGGCAAATTATCATCACCCCCAGCCCAGCACCCTCTCCACCGACTGTGCAGCCGATACCGCTTACCCAACTTCCAGTGAGAGCAACCTCTCCTACAGCTCGCAATAGCGCGATCGCTCCTATTCCGTCTCCACCAGCCGCTTCACCAGTAGCATCGACCATAGCTCCCTTACCCGT
Protein-coding sequences here:
- a CDS encoding trypsin-like peptidase domain-containing protein — encoded protein: MKQGLSGFSMRRAVQVLLISVTMLVCSVGMLMQPALANTELLQSSRLGATTALNLSEKPGTSSFVAAAVNQIGPAVVRIDTERTITRRSDPLLDDPFFRDFFGNDGFSAPRQQLVRGQGSGFIVDRNGILLTNAHVVDNADKVTVTLKDGRTFQGKVMGVDEVTDLAVVKLEGVKGDLPVAKLGDSDKVQVGDWAIAVGNPLGLDNTVTLGIVSTLKRSSAQVGIPDKRLEFIQTDAAINPGNSGGPLLNAQGEVIGINTAIRADAMGIGFAIPINTAKAIQATLEKGQKVQHPYIGIQMVTLTADMARENNRDPNTSVQLPEVNGVLVVRVLPNMPAAEAGLRRGDVIVAVDGQSVTKADELQAIVEKTRVGQSLRLSIRRGNQSRDITVKTGELREQAS